A window of Cohnella herbarum contains these coding sequences:
- a CDS encoding MFS transporter encodes MSRFIRGFKQSLAIGKQNESVNRRSLRISLIEGIPANIVGNLLGGPLQTVYLTYLGFTAFHIGLVLAIPPFALLIQIFIAFAMQKWQNRRFFVALFGIVHRTLWVGTGLIPLTFTEDSWIPIYIALWLVSMISGQAGGVIWTSLMADVVPPAVRGKYFGIRNTVHWAVVCITLLAGGQIMEWLPGPKGFTVLFALSALCVVWNGWALSRYPNPPFQPSESGRSLKLFVRPFTDRRFLSATLFISAFILLQNVVIPLFSYVMLEIMDLSTSKVTMIIMLQNLVMMVSYYYWGVLNSRYSTNALLLWTFPLIAASCAVWAGMAILPALLILIVVHILLGFGFAGYNLLVFNFLIGDSPKSERPMYVAVFSALTGIAGFIGPIAGGWLYDKAANGPLWIQTYGIATFAGVALLVLALAIAPFVFKSRPSHR; translated from the coding sequence ATGAGCAGATTCATCAGGGGATTTAAGCAATCGTTAGCTATCGGCAAGCAGAACGAATCGGTCAATCGTAGAAGCTTGCGTATTTCCCTCATCGAGGGAATACCCGCGAATATAGTGGGAAACCTGCTCGGCGGTCCGCTGCAGACCGTATATTTGACTTATCTCGGTTTTACGGCTTTCCACATCGGACTGGTATTGGCGATACCTCCGTTTGCCTTGCTCATTCAAATCTTTATCGCTTTTGCCATGCAGAAATGGCAGAATCGACGATTTTTCGTTGCGCTGTTCGGCATTGTCCACCGGACGTTATGGGTAGGAACCGGACTGATTCCCCTTACCTTTACGGAGGACTCGTGGATCCCGATTTACATTGCTTTATGGTTGGTGTCCATGATCTCCGGGCAGGCGGGAGGAGTCATCTGGACCTCTCTGATGGCCGACGTCGTTCCCCCGGCGGTGAGAGGGAAGTATTTCGGCATTCGAAACACCGTTCATTGGGCAGTTGTGTGCATTACGTTGTTGGCGGGCGGTCAGATCATGGAATGGCTGCCGGGACCGAAAGGTTTCACCGTATTATTCGCGCTTAGCGCCTTATGCGTCGTATGGAACGGATGGGCGCTATCGAGATATCCGAATCCGCCTTTCCAGCCGTCGGAAAGCGGCAGATCTCTTAAGCTGTTCGTTAGACCGTTTACCGACCGGCGATTCCTGTCGGCGACGCTATTTATATCCGCGTTTATTTTGTTGCAAAATGTCGTTATCCCGCTGTTCTCTTACGTCATGCTCGAGATCATGGATCTGAGTACGAGCAAGGTGACGATGATTATTATGCTTCAGAATCTCGTCATGATGGTCAGTTATTATTACTGGGGCGTATTGAACAGCAGATATTCCACGAACGCGCTGCTGCTGTGGACATTCCCGCTTATCGCGGCTTCCTGCGCGGTATGGGCGGGAATGGCGATCTTGCCGGCGCTGCTCATTCTCATCGTCGTGCATATTCTTCTCGGGTTCGGGTTTGCCGGGTATAATTTATTGGTGTTCAATTTCCTGATCGGGGATTCTCCGAAGTCGGAAAGACCTATGTACGTGGCCGTATTCTCGGCATTAACGGGAATCGCCGGTTTCATCGGCCCGATCGCGGGCGGTTGGTTATACGACAAAGCGGCCAACGGACCGTTATGGATCCAAACTTACGGGATAGCAACGTTCGCCGGAGTCGCGCTTCTCGTATTAGCGCTTGCGATAGCCCCGTTTGTTTTCAAGTCGCGGCCAAGTCATCGGTGA